A window from Piliocolobus tephrosceles isolate RC106 chromosome 11, ASM277652v3, whole genome shotgun sequence encodes these proteins:
- the FIGN gene encoding fidgetin: MISSTSVYGLKMQWTPEHAQWPEQHFDITSTTRSPAHKVEAYRGHLQRTYQYAWANDDISALTASNLLKKYAEKYSGILEGPVDRPVLSNYSDAPSGLVNGRKNDSEPWQPSLNSEAVYPMNCVPDVITAGKAGVSSALPPTDVSASIGSSPGVASNLTEPSYSSSTCGSHTAPSLHAGLPSQEYAPGYNGSYLHSTYSSQPAPALPSPHPSPLHSSGLLQPPPPPPPPPALVPGYNGTSNLSSYSYPSASYPPQTAVGSGYSPGGAPPPPSAYLPSGIPAPTPLPPTTVPGYTYQGHGLTPIAPSALTNSSASSLKRKAFYMAGQGDMDSSYGNYSYGQQRSTQSPMYRMPDNSISNTNRGNGFDRSAETSSLAFKPTKQLMSSEQQRKFSSQSSRALTPPSYSTAKNSLASRSSESFGKYTSPVMSEHGDEHRQLLSHPMQGPGLRAATSSNHSVDEQLKNTDTHLIDLVTNEIITQGPPVDWNDIAGLDLVKAVIKEEVLWPVLRSDAFSGLTALPRSILLFGPRGTGKTLLGRCIASQLGATFFKIAGSGLVAKWLGEAEKIIHASFLVARCRQPSVIFVSDIDMLLSSQVNEEHSPVSRMRTEFLMQLDTVLTSAEDQIVVICATSKPEEIDESLRRYFMKRLLIPLPDSTARHQIIVQLLSQHNYCLNDKEFALLVQRTEGFSGLDVAHLCQEAVVGPLHAMPATDLSAIMPSQLRPVTYQDFENAFCKIQPSISQKELDMYVEWNKMFGCSQ; this comes from the coding sequence GCTTGAAGATGCAGTGGACGCCAGAGCATGCCCAGTGGCCAGAACAGCACTTTGACATCACCTCAACCACTCGGTCTCCTGCCCACAAAGTTGAAGCCTACAGAGGTCATTTGCAGCGCACCTATCAGTACGCCTGGGCGAATGATGACATATCTGCTCTGACTGCATCCAACCTACTAAAAAAATATGCAGAGAAGTATTCCGGCATTTTGGAAGGTCCTGTGGACCGACCCGTACTCAGCAACTATTCAGACGCACCATCAGGACTAGTGAACGGTCGGAAAAATGACAGTGAACCCTGGCAGCCTTCCTTGAATTCAGAAGCAGTTTATCCCATGAACTGTGTTCCGGATGTTATCACTGCCGGCAAAGCTGGAGTCAGTTCAGCCCTCCCTCCAACAGATGTCTCTGCGAGTATAGGGAGCTCTCCTGGGGTAGCCAGCAACCTGACAGAACCTAGTTATTCAAGTAGTACCTGTGGAAGCCACACTGCACCCAGTCTTCATGCAGGGCTCCCATCTCAGGAATATGCCCCAGGATACAACGGATCATATTTGCATTCTACTTACAGTAGTCAGCCAGCACCTGCACTTCCTTCACCTCATCCGTCTCCTTTGCATAGTTCTGGGCTCCTACAGCCCCCGCCACCACCTCCTCCGCCACCAGCCTTGGTCCCAGGCTACAATGGGACTTCTAACCTCTCCAGTTACAGCTATCCGTCTGCTAGCTATCCTCCTCAGACTGCTGTGGGGTCTGGGTACAGCCCGGGGGGGGCACCGCCTCCACCTTCAGCGTACCTGCCTTCAGGAATTCCTGctcccactcccctccccccCACCACTGTTCCTGGCTACACCTACCAGGGCCATGGTTTGACGCCTATTGCACCGTCGGCTCTGACAAACAGTTCAGCAAGTTCTCTCAAAAGGAAAGCTTTCTATATGGCAGGGCAAGGAGATATGGACTCCAGTTATGGAAATTACAGCTATGGCCAACAGAGATCTACACAGAGTCCTATGTACAGAATGCCCGACAACAGCATTTCAAACACAAATCGGGGGAATGGCTTTGACAGAAGTGCTGAAACATCATCCTTAGCATTTAAGCCAACGAAGCAGCTAATGTCctctgaacagcaaaggaaattCAGCAGCCAGTCCAGTAGGGCTCTGACCCCTCCTTCCTACAGTACTGCTAAAAATTCATTGGCATCAAGATCCAGTGAATCCTTTGGGAAGTACACATCGCCAGTAATGAGTGAGCATGGGGACGAGCACAGGCAGCTCCTCTCTCACCCAATGCAAGGCCCTGGACTCCGTGCAGCTACCTCATCCAACCACTCTGTGGACGAGCAACTGAAGAATACTGACACGCACCTCATCGACCTGGTAACCAATGAGATTATCACCCAAGGACCTCCAGTGGACTGGAATGACATTGCTGGTCTCGACCTGGTGAAGGCTGTCATTAAAGAGGAGGTTTTATGGCCAGTGTTGAGGTCAGACGCATTCAGTGGACTGACGGCCTTACCTCGGAGCATCCTTTTATTTGGACCTCGGGGGACAGGCAAAACATTATTGGGCAGATGCATCGCTAGTCAGCTGGGGgccacatttttcaaaattgccGGTTCTGGACTAGTTGCCAAGTGGTTAGGGGAAGCAGAGAAAATTATCCATGCCTCTTTTCTTGTGGCCAGGTGTCGCCAGCCCTCGGTGATTTTTGTTAGTGACATTGACATGCTTCTCTCCTCTCAAGTGAATGAGGAACACAGTCCAGTGAGTCGGATGAGAACCGAATTTCTGATGCAACTGGACACTGTACTAACTTCGGCTGAGGACCAAATCGTAGTAATTTGTGCCACCAGTAAACCagaagaaatagatgaatccCTTCGGAGGTACTTCATGAAACGACTTTTAATCCCACTTCCTGACAGCACAGCGAGGCACCAGATAATAGTACAACTGCTCTCACAGCACAATTACTGTCTCAATGACAAGGAGTTTGCACTGCTTGTCCAGCGCACAGAAGGCTTTTCTGGACTAGACGTGGCTCATTTGTGTCAGGAAGCAGTGGTGGGCCCCCTCCATGCCATGCCAGCCACAGACCTTTCAGCCATTATGCCCAGCCAGTTGAGGCCCGTTACATATCAAGactttgaaaatgctttctgcaaGATTCAGCCTAGCATATCTCAAAAGGAGCTTGATATGTATGTTGAATGGAACAAAATGTTTGGTTGCAGTCAGTGA